CACCACACCGGGGTTCCCTACGGCACCGTCGATTACGGACGACTGCTCGGCGCGCTCCGGTTTGTGGACGGAAATCTCGTGTTAGCCGAGGGTAACGTCCCGACTGCCGAAAGCCTGCTCGTCGCTCGCGCGCTGATGAACGCGACGGTGTACCGCCATCACGTTTCCCGAATCGCGGGGGCGATGCTGGAACGAACCAGCGAACGACTGCTCGATTCGACCAACCTCACGCCCGAGGAGTTCCAGCGATTCACCGACGCGGAACTGCTTGCGGCGCTCCAAGGGTGCGAGGAAACCGCCGAAATGGCCGACAGAATCGTCAATCGAAATCTGTTCAAGCGGGCGGTGTGGGCCGAGTGGGGGGGAGTTCCGTCGGACGTGGTCGCAGTAGACCACGACGAGAAACGCGAATTCGAACGCGAGATCGCGGCGAAAGCGGACGTGCCGCCGGAAGCAGTTCTGGTGGACAATCCCGGCGAACCGAGCATGCCGGAATCTTCCAGTCGCGTCGTCGTCAACGGCGAGGTTCGTCGGCTTGCGGAGCAGTCGCCGCTGGTGCAGGGATTGCAGGCATCGCAGCGAACCCAGTGGCGATTGGGTGTGTACGCTCCCGAAGACCGA
The window above is part of the Haladaptatus cibarius D43 genome. Proteins encoded here:
- a CDS encoding HD domain-containing protein, which codes for MQAIKDSVHDYVELPPVAAALLDTAPVQRLRHIKQLSTVRLVYPSANHTRFEHSIGVAHLAGQALSRLGIDGHRAKAVQAAALLHDVGHGPYGHQTEGIIERRVGRHHDEVTDLLSNGELAATLEHHDLNPDEIAELVAGNGELGQLVAGELDVDRMDYLVRDAHHTGVPYGTVDYGRLLGALRFVDGNLVLAEGNVPTAESLLVARALMNATVYRHHVSRIAGAMLERTSERLLDSTNLTPEEFQRFTDAELLAALQGCEETAEMADRIVNRNLFKRAVWAEWGGVPSDVVAVDHDEKREFEREIAAKADVPPEAVLVDNPGEPSMPESSSRVVVNGEVRRLAEQSPLVQGLQASQRTQWRLGVYAPEDRTDEVEKAANAILGLTL